One genomic region from Mycoplasmopsis columbina encodes:
- a CDS encoding PhnE/PtxC family ABC transporter permease has product MLKIKQFLHKILFYRYEGKNSATTYKLRSIYKRLLIFFSVAIIIYLFATLDWSLHNNEFGQKTFINNLKNLFRPINQSTYGADELKNNLWLYSFKLLFDTLKYSIAGTFIGFLLATLTALGTNRQFTNKIYSFFARGIMLFLRAIPELIFIMLFTMVFESDKALLLIFMWFSWLWLHKYYIEIVQNIDPTPFYVSLNQGNSKFHAFRKEIFPRIVNRYISLFLYSTESNMRWASILATLGAAGIGVLINHGASVTANFNQLLIPLIVLSSAIIILEILNLILKKYLFESKSQKINFEKIKKNDLALYEQLAKKKNWKFIIKTILLLTISLFSIYVFVEAGNAYKNLFQLQNFFKAWFNPDWSVFNLTSSDITLNPFLQILQSFKFAILSLTLTIVTTFILLPFCSIKINNLYAAIFTRIFNSILRVIPSLVYFYIFNPIFTSPLFLLILILGLNETTSLVKQLWEAIDNVDEEILKSLKLQGYSKFYIYRHYMLPAIKNDYLSLLLLYFEIAFRNSITYSVFSYNELVIGSKIQEYLNPLAFRPYKAMAYIWVATWTIFAINVFSSFIINHYLKGKKDGDFILLYSWIRKHINLLIQKKKQKMQLVK; this is encoded by the coding sequence ATGCTAAAAATTAAACAATTTTTACATAAAATCCTTTTTTATAGATATGAAGGTAAAAATAGTGCAACAACTTACAAATTAAGAAGTATTTATAAAAGACTTTTAATTTTTTTCTCTGTTGCAATTATTATTTATCTATTTGCCACTTTAGATTGATCACTACATAATAATGAATTTGGACAAAAAACTTTTATAAATAATTTAAAAAATCTTTTTCGCCCCATTAATCAAAGTACATATGGAGCAGATGAATTAAAGAATAATTTGTGACTTTATTCATTCAAATTACTCTTTGACACTCTTAAATATTCGATTGCCGGAACTTTTATTGGTTTTCTTTTAGCAACTTTGACAGCTTTAGGTACGAATAGACAATTCACTAATAAAATTTATAGTTTTTTTGCTCGTGGCATTATGCTATTTTTAAGAGCTATTCCTGAATTAATTTTTATCATGCTTTTTACTATGGTTTTTGAATCAGATAAGGCTTTATTACTTATATTTATGTGATTTTCATGACTTTGGTTGCATAAATATTACATTGAAATAGTTCAAAATATCGATCCCACTCCTTTTTATGTTTCTCTAAATCAAGGAAATAGTAAATTTCATGCTTTTCGAAAAGAAATTTTTCCACGAATAGTTAATCGTTATATTTCTTTGTTTTTATATTCAACAGAATCAAATATGCGTTGAGCATCAATTTTGGCAACTTTAGGTGCTGCGGGAATTGGAGTTTTAATTAATCATGGCGCAAGTGTTACTGCCAATTTTAATCAATTACTTATTCCCTTAATTGTCTTAAGTAGTGCGATTATTATCTTAGAAATTCTTAATTTAATTCTCAAAAAATATCTTTTTGAAAGTAAAAGTCAAAAAATAAACTTTGAAAAAATAAAGAAAAATGATTTGGCTTTGTATGAACAATTAGCTAAGAAAAAAAATTGAAAATTTATAATTAAAACAATTTTGCTTCTAACAATTTCACTCTTTTCAATTTATGTTTTTGTTGAAGCAGGAAATGCTTATAAAAATTTATTTCAGTTGCAAAATTTCTTTAAAGCCTGATTTAACCCTGATTGAAGTGTTTTTAATTTAACAAGTAGCGATATTACTTTGAATCCTTTTTTACAAATTTTGCAATCATTTAAATTTGCAATACTTTCTTTGACTTTAACAATTGTTACTACATTTATTTTGTTACCATTTTGTTCTATAAAAATTAATAATTTATATGCAGCAATTTTTACTAGAATTTTTAATTCCATTTTAAGAGTTATTCCTTCACTAGTTTACTTTTATATTTTTAATCCTATTTTTACTTCTCCTCTTTTTCTTTTAATTTTAATTTTAGGACTAAATGAAACTACTTCACTAGTGAAACAGTTATGAGAAGCAATTGACAATGTAGATGAAGAAATTTTAAAATCACTGAAATTGCAAGGTTATTCAAAATTTTATATTTATCGTCATTACATGTTACCGGCAATTAAAAATGATTATCTTTCTTTACTTCTTCTCTATTTTGAAATAGCATTTAGAAATTCAATTACTTATAGTGTTTTTTCATATAATGAATTGGTAATAGGAAGTAAAATACAAGAATATCTTAATCCCTTAGCATTTAGACCATATAAAGCAATGGCTTATATCTGAGTTGCAACTTGAACAATTTTCGCAATCAATGTTTTTAGTTCTTTTATTATTAATCACTACTTAAAAGGTAAAAAAGATGGTGATTTCATTCTACTTTATAGTTGAATTAGAAAACACATTAATTTATTAATACAAAAGAAAAAACAAAAAATGCAATTAGTGAAATAA
- a CDS encoding phosphonate ABC transporter ATP-binding protein, which translates to MNFLELSNLKIKYPKSKDVILENINLTFKKGEMVAIIGHSGVGKSTLFKTIVKNLKPIQGEVKFNNQNIWNLNKKNWKNIMNQLGFLTQKPNLLLTDDVYTNIKRSIVQYKNYFFKILGYLTKEQKINIFQTLDSLNILDKAFYRISELSGGQQQRVEITKLLIKKVNLILADEPTANLDNKSAKEVLTILKNLKNEKKITILVNIHDLSLIKNYFDRVIVIKNKTIALDSTIENIDQKDLEQIINAKN; encoded by the coding sequence ATGAATTTTTTAGAACTTTCTAATCTCAAAATTAAATATCCTAAAAGTAAAGATGTAATTTTAGAGAATATCAATTTAACCTTTAAAAAAGGCGAAATGGTCGCAATCATTGGTCATTCAGGAGTTGGAAAAAGCACTTTATTTAAAACAATAGTTAAAAATTTAAAACCAATTCAAGGTGAAGTTAAATTTAATAATCAAAACATTTGAAATTTAAATAAAAAAAATTGAAAAAATATTATGAATCAATTAGGTTTTTTAACGCAAAAACCTAATTTGTTACTTACTGATGATGTTTATACAAACATAAAACGTTCAATAGTGCAATATAAAAATTACTTCTTTAAAATTTTGGGTTATTTAACTAAAGAACAAAAGATAAATATTTTTCAAACTTTAGATAGTTTGAACATTTTAGACAAGGCTTTTTATCGTATTAGTGAATTAAGTGGTGGTCAACAACAAAGAGTGGAAATTACCAAATTACTTATAAAAAAGGTAAATTTAATTTTGGCGGATGAACCAACAGCTAATTTAGATAATAAAAGTGCTAAAGAAGTATTAACTATTTTAAAAAATTTAAAAAATGAAAAGAAAATAACTATTTTAGTTAATATTCATGATTTATCTTTAATTAAAAATTATTTTGATCGTGTAATTGTAATTAAAAACAAAACCATTGCTCTCGATTCTACAATTGAAAATATAGATCAAAAAGATTTGGAGCAAATTATTAATGCTAAAAATTAA
- the cypl gene encoding ABC transporter thiamine pyrophosphate-binding lipoprotein p37/Cypl: protein MTKTKKMILSSSLLTMTAIATPLVAISCTTKETVTKITDLDNKQRDWDSEITLVNSWFNDGFRGTEVETNFLKKLETKFKELKNADEKTKNLPDVKFKINVADDKQQTLQNLQSSKLDTDVAVLNYSAFIEQVDTEAELAKFTPQLVAQTATLKFTWSDNGDSIYKDGGESDPLRLIAERENQLQFNAHGEFPTWSTNDPQLQWDGSKYAKFYYEPTASKNITYMYHGAILISGNEEKRKQIIADWEAKDLDKFLSHGVIKGKDSSGGKYRYQVALLARHFDKSIDEIKTKLNNETLVTQAGAGEQIGKVNSGLTTKHIAFDDEGAFNWTAGDWAKGYYQPSAYIESEGKKYDSKTNDVVRVLTVTNPAPYDAVFARAGLSQIQINLISQALTSLSIEENTYGIYTGYNKFMPTSLENFKKFIQLQLLAENKEAYSENLIPEI from the coding sequence ATGACAAAAACTAAAAAAATGATTTTAAGCAGTTCACTTTTAACTATGACTGCTATTGCAACACCTTTAGTTGCTATTTCATGTACAACTAAAGAAACTGTTACTAAAATTACTGATTTAGACAACAAGCAAAGAGATTGGGATAGCGAAATTACGCTTGTAAATAGTTGATTCAATGATGGTTTTAGAGGTACTGAAGTTGAAACCAATTTTCTAAAAAAATTAGAAACAAAATTTAAAGAATTAAAAAATGCAGATGAAAAAACTAAAAATTTACCTGATGTTAAATTTAAAATTAACGTTGCAGATGATAAACAACAAACTCTTCAAAATCTTCAAAGTAGTAAGTTAGATACAGATGTGGCAGTTTTAAACTATTCAGCATTTATTGAACAAGTCGATACAGAAGCCGAATTAGCAAAATTTACACCTCAATTAGTTGCACAAACTGCAACTTTAAAATTCACTTGATCAGATAATGGAGATAGTATTTACAAAGATGGTGGTGAAAGTGATCCATTAAGATTAATTGCAGAAAGAGAAAATCAATTGCAATTTAACGCTCATGGCGAATTTCCAACATGAAGTACAAATGATCCACAATTACAATGAGATGGATCAAAATATGCAAAATTTTATTATGAACCAACCGCATCTAAAAATATAACTTATATGTATCATGGTGCTATTTTGATCTCTGGAAATGAAGAAAAAAGAAAACAAATTATTGCTGATTGAGAAGCAAAAGATTTAGATAAATTCTTGTCTCATGGTGTCATTAAAGGAAAAGACAGTAGCGGTGGAAAATATAGATATCAAGTTGCTTTACTAGCAAGACACTTTGATAAATCTATTGATGAAATTAAAACTAAATTAAATAATGAAACTTTAGTCACACAAGCTGGAGCTGGTGAACAAATTGGAAAAGTTAATAGTGGATTAACAACAAAACATATTGCTTTTGATGATGAAGGAGCATTTAACTGAACTGCTGGAGACTGAGCAAAAGGCTATTACCAACCTTCTGCATATATTGAAAGTGAAGGTAAAAAATATGATAGCAAAACTAACGATGTTGTAAGAGTTTTAACTGTGACTAATCCCGCACCATATGATGCAGTATTTGCAAGAGCTGGTCTAAGTCAAATTCAAATTAATTTAATTAGTCAAGCCTTAACTTCATTAAGCATTGAAGAAAATACATATGGCATTTACACAGGATATAACAAGTTTATGCCAACATCTTTAGAAAACTTTAAAAAATTTATTCAATTACAATTACTTGCTGAAAATAAAGAAGCATATTCTGAAAATTTAATTCCAGAAATTTAA
- a CDS encoding phosphatidylinositol-specific phospholipase C domain-containing protein: protein MKKRFKLVTLPVLTFLTLSTLSIQVQKIDYHDSNKAFSNSQETQLNLFRWQKDVHDNKKLWQLSIPGTHDSGMFDGSGFAYFFGQNYAKTQSKNWLTQLKQGIRFFDLRIDRSLDIRHGLTYSTENLEKAFDAYVTFLKSNPTEFIILRIKDEDGSITHREENWENKYLNFLRQEKYKNFLFQNTEKNNWINPSVKDLRGKIFIFNHLHHLISTNFENGLLYNNPSRNVWQDNYDGSESDKLNAFIKHLKGYAKINQNQPYIDLPNYSFNYLNRANGEKIQDTASSLNLKLLEHLNNESADINQLGFVIMDFPGDSLVLRIIKSNYFISEYDLNNNLLGTWNNKEKISIKEIYKNKIIFDNLDSNLEIFANLTINNELIENLKIKNNELILNNFDLKLNDELKINLYRLTPENIYFNRKKIDELNLSTTILNLNDNKNDLSINEESNENKSNQDKDEEINIQDQEIEKNNDSSNKDISHDSKNNQRYWWFVLIPIVFFIFLSIFLAKKIKKTKKKN from the coding sequence ATGAAAAAAAGATTTAAACTTGTAACTTTACCAGTTTTAACATTTTTAACTTTATCGACTTTAAGTATTCAAGTTCAAAAAATTGATTATCATGATTCAAATAAAGCATTTTCAAATTCTCAGGAGACACAACTAAATTTATTTAGATGACAAAAAGATGTACATGACAATAAAAAACTTTGACAATTAAGCATTCCTGGTACACATGATTCTGGAATGTTTGATGGTAGTGGATTTGCGTATTTTTTTGGACAAAATTATGCTAAAACACAAAGTAAAAATTGACTTACTCAGTTAAAACAAGGAATTCGCTTTTTTGACCTGAGAATTGATAGAAGTTTAGATATTAGACATGGTTTAACATATTCAACCGAAAATTTAGAAAAAGCTTTTGATGCTTATGTTACTTTTTTAAAATCTAATCCAACTGAATTTATTATCTTAAGAATTAAAGATGAAGATGGTTCAATTACACATAGAGAAGAAAATTGAGAAAATAAATATTTGAATTTTCTTAGACAAGAAAAATATAAGAATTTTTTATTTCAAAATACTGAAAAAAACAATTGAATTAATCCAAGTGTTAAAGATTTAAGAGGCAAAATTTTTATTTTTAATCATTTACATCATTTAATTAGCACAAATTTCGAAAATGGATTGTTATACAATAATCCATCAAGAAATGTTTGACAAGATAATTATGATGGTTCTGAAAGTGACAAACTTAATGCTTTTATTAAGCATTTAAAGGGTTATGCTAAAATTAATCAAAATCAACCCTACATAGATTTACCTAACTATAGTTTTAATTATTTAAATCGTGCTAATGGTGAAAAAATTCAAGATACTGCAAGTAGTTTAAATTTGAAGCTTTTAGAACATTTAAACAATGAATCTGCAGACATTAATCAACTGGGTTTTGTTATTATGGATTTTCCTGGTGATTCTTTAGTTTTAAGAATTATCAAAAGCAATTATTTTATAAGTGAATATGACTTAAATAATAATCTTTTAGGAACATGAAATAATAAAGAAAAAATATCAATTAAGGAAATTTATAAAAATAAAATAATTTTCGATAATCTTGATTCTAATTTAGAAATTTTTGCTAATTTAACTATAAATAATGAGTTAATAGAAAATTTAAAAATAAAAAATAATGAATTAATTTTAAATAACTTTGACTTGAAATTAAATGATGAATTAAAAATTAATTTATATAGGTTAACACCTGAAAATATTTATTTTAACCGCAAAAAAATTGATGAACTTAATCTTTCTACAACTATTTTAAACTTAAATGATAATAAAAATGATTTATCAATAAATGAAGAATCTAATGAAAATAAATCAAATCAAGATAAAGATGAAGAAATAAATATTCAAGATCAAGAAATTGAAAAAAATAATGATTCGTCTAACAAAGATATTTCCCATGATTCCAAAAATAATCAAAGGTATTGGTGATTTGTTCTAATACCTATTGTCTTTTTTATTTTTTTATCTATCTTTTTGGCGAAAAAAATAAAAAAGACAAAAAAGAAAAATTAG
- the truB gene encoding tRNA pseudouridine(55) synthase TruB — MFYLLHKKRGESSFQAIKKFAKDQKILKVGHTGTLDLFATGLLLVATDEDTKLISYIADKNKTYEAEIKFGSQTDTYDLEGEIINYSTNKIEEKDLIKIIEWLEVQNSQIPPIYSAKKIDGIRSYELARKKIKVDLKPQKIKVENVKIEKFNFDEQTLKIALSVSNGTFIRSLANDLAIAFNTYGHLISLKRIIISDFNISLLNNKEFVKIENAPAFAISTIFLAAKEIKKLKNGFSVKTFLDLKNNEEYLIADEESKANILGIVYFKDNEIKVKKLFGNKLTKY, encoded by the coding sequence ATGTTTTATTTACTTCATAAAAAAAGAGGAGAATCTTCTTTTCAAGCAATTAAAAAATTTGCAAAAGATCAGAAAATTTTAAAAGTTGGTCATACTGGAACTTTGGACCTTTTTGCAACAGGATTATTACTTGTGGCAACCGATGAAGACACAAAATTAATTTCCTATATTGCAGATAAAAATAAAACATATGAGGCGGAAATTAAATTTGGATCTCAGACTGATACTTATGATCTTGAGGGTGAGATAATTAATTATTCAACCAATAAAATAGAAGAAAAAGACTTAATAAAAATTATTGAATGATTAGAAGTTCAAAATAGTCAAATTCCTCCTATTTATAGTGCCAAAAAGATTGATGGCATAAGAAGTTATGAACTAGCAAGAAAAAAAATAAAAGTTGACTTAAAACCTCAAAAAATAAAAGTTGAAAACGTCAAAATTGAAAAATTTAATTTTGACGAACAAACCTTAAAAATAGCTCTATCCGTGTCAAATGGAACTTTTATTCGTTCACTTGCTAATGATTTAGCAATTGCTTTTAATACTTACGGACATTTAATTAGTTTAAAGCGAATAATAATTTCCGATTTTAATATTTCACTTTTGAATAATAAAGAATTTGTTAAAATTGAAAATGCACCCGCTTTTGCAATTTCCACAATTTTTCTTGCTGCTAAAGAGATAAAAAAATTAAAAAATGGCTTTAGTGTAAAAACTTTTTTAGATTTGAAAAATAATGAAGAATATCTAATTGCAGATGAAGAAAGTAAAGCAAATATTTTAGGTATTGTTTATTTTAAAGATAATGAAATAAAAGTAAAAAAATTGTTTGGAAATAAATTAACAAAGTATTAA
- a CDS encoding YcsE-related riboflavin metabolism phosphatase has protein sequence MTSKEKKELKNQIRMVAFDVDGTILPFSQLSFNPNIQKMFKDLEKNNIYSIISTAREFITIGNLLDQIPEANYFIGANGMFVYDLQAKEIIYEKPIKLQNLELLYKEIWGHPDLESLTVTDLNWCYHSPGINKNTWFLTPHHAKMKEINFFEIDSKHIHIITLGSYNEETTTRLEEFVKHTIRKYNLPLEINSKWHRGLFVTPKGVTKFTALSWLANYLGLDASKNLIAFGDSSNDYEMIKYSAYGVAVGCEDKYICQIAKDIADDVKQDGTYTKLKDLQII, from the coding sequence ATGACAAGTAAAGAAAAAAAAGAATTGAAAAATCAAATTAGAATGGTTGCTTTTGATGTTGATGGTACCATTTTACCTTTTAGTCAATTGTCTTTTAATCCTAACATTCAAAAAATGTTCAAGGACTTAGAAAAAAATAATATTTATTCTATTATTTCAACAGCCAGAGAATTTATTACAATAGGTAATTTATTAGATCAAATTCCCGAGGCAAACTATTTTATAGGTGCAAACGGAATGTTTGTATATGATTTACAAGCTAAAGAAATTATTTATGAAAAACCTATTAAATTGCAAAATTTAGAACTTTTATATAAAGAAATTTGGGGACACCCTGATTTGGAAAGTCTTACAGTAACTGATTTAAATTGATGTTATCATTCACCAGGAATTAATAAAAATACTTGATTTTTAACTCCTCACCATGCTAAAATGAAAGAAATCAATTTCTTTGAAATTGATTCAAAACATATTCACATAATTACTCTAGGATCTTATAATGAGGAAACTACTACTAGATTAGAAGAATTTGTCAAACATACAATTAGAAAATACAATTTACCATTAGAAATTAATTCTAAATGACACAGAGGACTTTTTGTTACTCCAAAAGGTGTAACCAAATTTACGGCTTTATCATGACTAGCTAATTATTTAGGTCTTGATGCTTCAAAAAATTTAATTGCTTTTGGTGATAGCTCAAATGATTATGAAATGATTAAATACTCTGCTTATGGTGTAGCTGTAGGATGCGAAGACAAATATATTTGTCAAATTGCAAAAGATATTGCTGATGATGTTAAACAAGATGGTACTTATACAAAATTAAAAGATTTACAAATTATCTAA